The genome window ACCATCTCTTCGTTCTCATCACACCCACCTCTCCGAAGCGGCACGACCTGATGCGCGATGCCCGCTACGCTCTCCAGACCTTCCCCCAGCCGAAGCCGGGAAGCGACGAGTTCTATGTCGCGGGCAAAGCCATTCTGGTCGAGCATCCGGCGACGCGCTCCGCAGTCTTTCGGGACGCCAAGCACATGGCCGACGCGTCGGAGATCCTCTTCGAGCTGTGGATCGACCGGGTCATGCACACGACATGGGAGAACGTGCTGACCCCACAGATGCGATCCGTGCACCGAAAGTGGCGCGCACGCGCGGGCTCGGGTCGCCCCTGAACCGCAGCCCCACCCACCGGAATAGTCCGGGGTTGCCTCGATCGTCGCGAGCACCGCGTCGTCTCGGCTAGCTAGGAACCCTTCCTCATGTGATTGCGGCGGTCGCGGCTTCGAGCACACGCTGAGCGGCCGCCACCTTCCCTGGTGCCAGGCGGTAGGTCCTCGGCACCTTTCGGTTCCTCGAAGTGGTCGGCGTGAGCTTGCGCGCCATGGGAGACACTCGGCCGTCAGCGCAGCTTCTTGCTCGCCTCCTCCATCCCCGCCAGCACCGAGGCCGGCGTCTTCTCGTCGTAGAAGTACTTGTACTGCTCGCGCGGCGCGTGGATGTCCGCGTCGAGCACGCCGGCGGAGGAGAGGAAGAACGTGCGCGGGATGTACTCGCCGTCGGGCGCGTACTTCTTGCTGAGATCCGTCTCCTTGTCCTTGTCGAGGCGGATCATCACGAAGCGCTTCGTCATGTCGACTACCTTCGGGTCGTGGAACACCAGGCTGTAGTTGGCGCAGTGCGGGCACCACTCGGTGTAGAAGATGAGACAGATCGGCTTCTTCTCTGTCTTCGCCGCCCCCAGGCCCTCTTCGTACTTCCGCCACTTGATCTGCGTGTCGTTCCAGTCCCCGCCGGCGCGCGCGGGCGCGGCGCCGAGCACGGCGAGACCGACCAGCACCCCGGCGACAGCGCGCGCGCTCAGCATGGCGCCGGCGCCTCGAAGCGGCCGTACGAGTGCTCCATCCAGACGCTCATGAACGCCCCCTTGGGGAGCCCGAGGCTCCCGAGCTCGCCGGCGAGCGGATGGTCGCCGAGGACCAGCTCCGCGCCGCCCAGGTGGATCCCGA of Deltaproteobacteria bacterium contains these proteins:
- a CDS encoding pyridoxamine 5'-phosphate oxidase, producing MVTWRDFAAAEPELAAAGRSLLHQFGVGLAFLATVRKDGAPRLHPVCPVLSDDHLFVLITPTSPKRHDLMRDARYALQTFPQPKPGSDEFYVAGKAILVEHPATRSAVFRDAKHMADASEILFELWIDRVMHTTWENVLTPQMRSVHRKWRARAGSGRP
- a CDS encoding DUF255 domain-containing protein → MLSARAVAGVLVGLAVLGAAPARAGGDWNDTQIKWRKYEEGLGAAKTEKKPICLIFYTEWCPHCANYSLVFHDPKVVDMTKRFVMIRLDKDKETDLSKKYAPDGEYIPRTFFLSSAGVLDADIHAPREQYKYFYDEKTPASVLAGMEEASKKLR